A single window of Anomaloglossus baeobatrachus isolate aAnoBae1 chromosome 5, aAnoBae1.hap1, whole genome shotgun sequence DNA harbors:
- the LOC142310318 gene encoding putative beta-1,3-galactosyl-O-glycosyl-glycoprotein beta-1,6-N-acetylglucosaminyltransferase 7: MSLLGCTKSGFMLCVGLSIVLFAINNINQLEDGQSVEEEIKECGFYPGELCKALFDGKPAALVVGNICQEALGPSREEGPIPLQSNCSNLVNELHFITTPLSLEEADYPLAYIMTIHKQLDMFIKLLVAIYAPQNVYCIHVDQKSSKTYSQAVQRLASCFQNVFLATQQETVVYAGFSRLRADINCMEDLVRSDLPWRHVINLCGQDFPTKTNREIVQYLKGRWNRKNLTPGVIQPPHMKYRTQATYKEFVHMGKSYVYPTKEEKTGPPHNITLYFGTAYYALTRNFVEFVLTDQRAKDLLEWSKDTYSPDEHYWVTLNRLEDFPGSTPHAGWEGNIRAVKWKDQEGISHSGCSGHYVRDICVYGLGDLRWLIETPHLFANKFDPSRYGLVTDCLERHYRRRVLDGAEVPVKQSWYLQDEYSTQALK; this comes from the exons ATGAGCCTCCTTGGATGCACCAAGTCAGGGTTCATGTTATGCGTCGGCCTTTCTATCGTCCTTTTTGCGATTAACAACATTAACCAGCTGGAGGACGGGCAGAGCGTAGAGGAGGAGATCAAGGAATGCGGCTTCTATCCTGGGGAACTGTGTAAAGCCTTATTCGATGGGAAGCCTGCCGCCCTGGTGGTGGGAAATATATGTCAAGAAGCCTTGGGCCCATCCAGAGAAGAAGGCCCGATCCCACTGCAGTCCAATTGCTCCAACCTGGTAAATGAGCTGCACTTTATAACCACACCACTGTCGCTGGAGGAGGCGGACTACCCCTTGGCATACATCATGACCATACACAAACAGCTGGACATGTTCATCAAGTTGCTTGTTGCCATATATGCTCCGCAGAACGTGTATTGCATCCATGTCGATCAAAAGTCTTCTAAGACATACAGTCAGGCAGTGCAGCGACTGGCCAGCTGCTTCCAGAATGTGTTCTTAGCAACCCAACAGGAGACTGTGGTGTACGCAGGGTTTTCACGGCTACGGGCAGACATCAACTGCATGGAAGATCTGGTCCGCTCTGACCTTCCATGGAGACACGTCATAAACTTATGCGGCCAAGACTTCCCCACGAAGACCAACAGGGAGATCGTCCAGTACCTCAAGGGCAGATGGAACAGAAAGAATTTGACACCGGGCGTGATCCAGCCGCCGCACATGAAATACCGCACACAAGCCACCTACAAGGAGTTTGTCCATATGGGGAAGTCTTACGTGTACCCCACCAAGGAGGAAAAGACCGGCCCCCCACACAACATCACGCTCTACTTTGGAACGGCCTACTACGCCCTCACCAGGAACTTTGTAGAATTTGTGTTGACGGACCAAAGGGCGAAGGATCTCCTAGAGTGGTCAAAGGACACGTATAGTCCAGATGAGCACTACTGGGTGACCCTCAACAGGCTTGAAG ATTTTCCGGGATCAACCCCACACGCTGGCTGGGAGGGGAACATTCGAGCTGTGAAATGGAAGGACCAGGAGGGCATCTCACACTCTGGCTGCAGTG GGCACTACGTCCGGGATATCTGTGTGTACGGCCTCGGAGATCTGCGCTGGTTGATCGAAACTCCTCACTTATTTGCAAACAAGTTTGACCCGAGTCGCTACGGCCTGGTCACCGATTGCCTAGAAAGACATTACAGACGGCGGGTCCTGGACGGGGCGGAGGTCCCGGTGAAGCAGAGCTGGTATTTGCAAGATGAGTATTCTACACAGGCATTAAAGTGA